The sequence attatatttttataatttatgtagCCCTTGAGGTTTTAGAAATATGATctatcataaattttttattttttatttttttaaataatactgACAGGAATATGTCATCCTATGATAGTGTTGTCGGTGGAATGCTGAAGCTGAAGGGCAATGCTCTGGATGTGAAAGCTAGTGGcgtaaagaagaaagagaaacatAAAAAGCATCAAGAAAAAACTTCTTTAGTCACAGACAATGAACTCTCAACAGGTaggtttttctttgaaaatttagttttttgaagttttttattAAAGTGGGTATATGTCAAATTTGgcgcaaatttgtgaaaatgtaTGGTCTTTGCATGGTAAATAACGTAAAGATAGAGAGGGAAGTCAATGaagcccttttttttgttttttcaaatagatTCATATATGTTTAGCTTTGCAAATTATACTTCGAATAATCAAATTTATCTGCACAACTTCTAGCTATTGAAAAGAAAAGTCTACAGTGAGAAACTACAGACGATAAGGGACTACAAAATTTACGTGGTTTAGTGAATTTATGCTTACATTCATGGAGAGAAGAATCTTGTTCTTTAATAAGAAGACTACCAGAAAGAAAGACTGAGTTGACTCCCAAATTCAGAACTTTCTGCACCCTTTTGTCTCCAGGCCAAATATCAATTCTAGCTAAGAAGTGAAAGACATTACTTTGTGGCATCAAACAAAACCGTGTATgttcaatttcattttagaCTAGAAAAAGGTTcctaaaatcataatttattatcaCATGATAGATAATCTAGTGATGTTTGGAAGTCATTTTGTTTTATACTGCTCTCTTCCATCGACCATTTCTAACTCTAGAATGCCTGTACTTTTATGTGAGTTTCATCCTTCTATATTTGTGTTTTATGAAGGTGGAAGTACGAAACTAACACCTAATCCTGATGAGGAAGAGATAGATGTTACCAGCAAATCGAACGACGCAGAAAAAGCTCCTCATTATGATGATAATCTCACGCCTGCTGAGAAACAATTTATATAGAACAGAGAAACGATAATTTGTGGGTgtaaattaatttcatattttttcataaatataaatatataatatttataattttaattaaatataatgagttacctttttattttatttttattgtattcttatttgtgaattattatattataattaaaatttaaataatttttttaaataatatattaatataatttatggatgtaaatataaatttatatttttaaatataaatatatagtttaatttctttattttaaaagtatttattttaaaaaattatagtataATCTAACCAAATACAAAATAACTAATTCAACAGTCAATCGTCAAACACAGAATAGAACTATATTTTCCCTATCTCATCCGATTCAATTTTGATCTACCTATTCCAGTTCAACATATCCTGCATATCAAATACACTAtcaaaattaactaataaagaataaatatggaaaatcatattctttttaacattttattaattaacataacAACTATCTGCGATGCCACCTCACTAAcacccaattatatatatatatttttcttaaaaaaacacCTCACTATTTTTACCCTCTCTCTccacttgatttatttattttccaaaaagtCCTACTTAtcaagataaaaataaacaaatataacaataaaaaaaatatacgcATACATCATCGACAGCGTGGCGATGGGAAAGCTTAGTGTCATGTTGTTCGGTTTATTCCTCAACAGGACAAAAGCTCTCCCTCTTATGGGACCCACGTACTCTTCAACCAACAAGCAAAGACGAAgactttttttttgaatgaacgCATGAACTTCGAGAATTAATGTGGACATCTTTTTCACCAGCCTTTCTTGGGATCACAGATTTTTGCCCGCCATAACTCGACACAAACACCAAAACTAAAAGGTAACCTGAAAGAATAAACATTTTATGCCAAAAGTATAATGTTTGGTTGTATTCTCAAGACTACATATCGAATTTGATTAAGTGCGGTCCACAAGGTGTAGGTCGTTTGAAGGACTTTAACCCATAAAGTGAACCTAAATTAAGacatgaaattgatatttttctgAAAGTAGGAATTTTCAGATAATTAGTGGTGTGTGGAAATCCTGAAATTGGGTAACCTCCCCGTCAATGTGTTCAGTAATTTAACCtgactttttatatttcaaaaatattttttacccGAGAACGAAAAAGTTAATTCATAGATTTCCTAATAACTAAGtacaata comes from Ziziphus jujuba cultivar Dongzao chromosome 6, ASM3175591v1 and encodes:
- the LOC125420391 gene encoding uncharacterized protein LOC125420391; translation: MSSYDSVVGGMLKLKGNALDVKASGVKKKEKHKKHQEKTSLVTDNELSTGGSTKLTPNPDEEEIDVTSKSNDAEKAPHYDDNLTPAEKQFI